The Haloarcula pelagica genome includes a region encoding these proteins:
- a CDS encoding winged helix-turn-helix transcriptional regulator: MSDPGRKPTVSDVEILREFALCPDPFMHATELAEVVGLSRQGVHKRLEQLQDEGYLDSKMTGGTRNWWLTDEGRTYLSEES, from the coding sequence ATGTCTGATCCGGGCCGGAAGCCGACAGTTTCTGATGTGGAGATACTGCGTGAGTTCGCTCTCTGCCCGGATCCGTTCATGCACGCTACAGAGCTGGCCGAAGTTGTTGGTCTGTCCCGCCAGGGCGTCCACAAACGGTTAGAGCAACTGCAGGACGAGGGATATTTAGACAGCAAGATGACTGGGGGAACTCGCAACTGGTGGCTCACTGATGAAGGACGAACTTATCTTTCCGAAGAGTCCTGA